From Paraflavitalea devenefica, the proteins below share one genomic window:
- a CDS encoding calcineurin-like phosphoesterase C-terminal domain-containing protein, whose product MLNRRSFLRSFGLAGAAFSTPAMITQAAGQRVAASLTIKGRVQNNGTAIAGVAVTDGYTVTTTDKKGNYTINAHSAAEFVYISLPAGYAFPNNKGISQFYQPLTQKEGALKADFNLEKLTVDDTKHNFVVWADTQIISEKDAELLKTQSAPDLQKLVASYPKDSLFHGIGCGDLVWDHFELFEDYREAVAISGVPFFNVIGNHDMDIDGGSDDVSARTFKKQFGPTYYSFNRGKIHYIVLDNVFFIGTAKKYIGYLTEAQLRWLEQDLALVKPGSTIVVSNHIPTDTGNQRRNKLAEEAIGGTVANRNQLYKLLKPYNVHIMSGHTHMNEKWEKDNLMEHVHGTVCGAWWTGPICSDGTPNGYGVYEVDGDDIKWYYKSTGKEKDHQLRVYNKGKLTTAPDEIVANVWNWDPKWKIEWWEDEVAKGAMEQRVELDPWSIELHGGPQLPQKHKFVEPTLTDHLFFAKPSPAAKKIMVKATDRFGNVFSETITV is encoded by the coding sequence ATGCTTAACAGAAGAAGTTTTCTCAGGAGTTTTGGCCTTGCAGGCGCTGCTTTTTCCACACCTGCCATGATTACGCAGGCAGCCGGCCAACGTGTTGCAGCCAGCCTTACTATTAAAGGCCGTGTACAAAACAATGGTACCGCTATAGCTGGTGTGGCAGTAACCGATGGTTACACTGTTACCACCACCGACAAAAAAGGGAACTATACGATCAATGCACATTCCGCGGCTGAATTTGTATACATCAGCCTGCCGGCAGGCTATGCCTTCCCCAACAACAAAGGCATCTCCCAATTCTACCAGCCCCTTACCCAGAAGGAAGGTGCTTTGAAAGCCGACTTCAACCTGGAGAAGCTGACTGTTGATGATACCAAACACAATTTTGTGGTATGGGCCGATACCCAGATCATTTCAGAAAAAGATGCAGAACTGCTCAAAACACAATCTGCCCCCGACCTGCAAAAACTGGTAGCTTCTTATCCCAAAGACAGTTTATTCCACGGCATCGGCTGCGGCGACCTGGTATGGGACCATTTTGAACTGTTTGAAGATTACCGGGAAGCGGTAGCCATCAGCGGTGTTCCTTTCTTCAATGTGATCGGCAACCACGACATGGATATTGATGGCGGTTCGGATGATGTTTCTGCCCGCACGTTCAAAAAACAGTTTGGCCCTACTTATTATTCTTTTAACCGTGGTAAAATACATTACATCGTACTGGATAATGTGTTCTTTATAGGTACAGCTAAAAAGTACATTGGTTACCTCACCGAAGCGCAACTGCGCTGGCTGGAGCAGGACCTGGCACTGGTAAAGCCCGGCTCAACGATAGTGGTAAGCAATCATATCCCTACCGACACAGGCAACCAGCGCAGGAACAAGCTGGCCGAGGAGGCCATTGGTGGTACAGTAGCCAACAGGAACCAGTTGTACAAGCTGCTGAAACCTTATAACGTACATATCATGTCGGGCCATACCCACATGAACGAAAAATGGGAAAAAGACAATCTCATGGAGCATGTACATGGCACTGTTTGCGGCGCCTGGTGGACAGGGCCTATCTGCAGCGATGGTACCCCCAATGGTTATGGCGTATATGAAGTGGACGGAGATGACATTAAATGGTATTACAAATCTACCGGTAAGGAGAAAGACCACCAGTTAAGAGTGTACAATAAAGGGAAACTGACTACAGCACCGGATGAAATCGTGGCGAATGTATGGAACTGGGACCCCAAATGGAAAATAGAATGGTGGGAAGATGAAGTAGCCAAAGGCGCCATGGAACAGCGCGTAGAGCTGGACCCCTGGTCAATAGAACTGCATGGCGGGCCGCAGCTTCCCCAAAAACACAAGTTTGTAGAGCCTACTTTAACAGATCACCTCTTTTTCGCCAAGCCATCACCCGCTGCCAAAAAGATCATGGTGAAGGCAACGGACAGGTTTGGAAATGTGTTTTCGGAAACGATTACTGTGTGA
- a CDS encoding RNA polymerase sigma factor: MNYQEITPDEGSLLLMLQAGDQTAFDEIFNRYAAPVHTYIRLRLNGSEEADDVLQEVFIRLWHKRQSIVIHSSFRNYLYTIVQHCISDHLRAARRRRYTLPDDMPETQEANPQPDEQYQYKQVYYMWRGAMQQLPGQMRRIYAMKIEEQRSVKEIASELRLSEQTVKNQLHTAGQRMIKILRQVQLFFL; this comes from the coding sequence ATGAACTATCAGGAAATTACCCCGGATGAAGGGTCATTACTGTTGATGCTGCAAGCGGGGGACCAAACTGCTTTTGATGAGATCTTCAACCGCTATGCAGCGCCGGTGCATACCTATATTCGCCTGCGACTGAATGGATCAGAAGAGGCGGATGATGTATTGCAGGAAGTGTTCATACGCCTGTGGCACAAGCGCCAGTCTATTGTTATTCATTCTTCTTTCCGGAATTACCTATATACCATTGTTCAGCATTGCATCAGCGATCATCTCCGTGCTGCCAGGAGAAGGCGGTATACCCTGCCCGATGATATGCCCGAAACACAGGAAGCAAATCCGCAGCCCGATGAACAATACCAATATAAACAGGTATACTATATGTGGCGGGGCGCCATGCAACAACTCCCCGGTCAAATGCGCCGCATCTATGCCATGAAAATTGAAGAACAACGCTCCGTAAAAGAAATTGCCTCCGAACTCCGGCTCAGTGAACAGACGGTCAAAAACCAACTGCACACTGCCGGACAACGCATGATAAAAATCCTCCGGCAGGTACAATTGTTTTTTCTTTGA
- a CDS encoding DUF5689 domain-containing protein, whose product MKKIILYSLFLLSLASLWGCKKDNYPGGEISAYLPIYDLKNIHKGQDVTLTKENMLGSTSITGMVVSDHSGGNLPEGLLVIQDIRRLGLLRGISVSIGADAANYKPGDSVVIKVEGAMLKRKEGILQITDLPANAITKVSSGNSYLALRVPISLMLTKPKDYESVLSVVVKGGFDPLPASGDVLAGDKVLNDGFGNITLHTAANATFANTPAPVLANFYGIVFNTVVSKDSLVPRFHLRRGNDVVVLSSVIEIPPVIITGFISDVKGADGNYEYIQMMATKDINFAATPFSVVVTNNANASNPSGYPANGWGTGNQRTFKFNLTTGTAAKGTYFYVGGTGKMINGSGSTSMSSSNWIRAFNYTTTDGDGFGAKTGGLFANSGNASGLAVFEGTTVDASTKPVDVIFVSNGGSLYTPGPPAVGYKIANNDWYDVKNPITLEDQPFYRQGSNTLCLGYATADQGYFNLLGGEYNMALGRWTKARTQTNFLLTKQSPITEIEGEGATKLK is encoded by the coding sequence ATGAAAAAGATCATTCTATATTCTCTCTTTTTGCTGTCATTGGCCTCCCTGTGGGGCTGTAAAAAAGACAATTACCCCGGTGGAGAGATAAGCGCTTATCTGCCTATATACGACCTGAAAAATATTCATAAGGGGCAGGATGTTACCCTTACCAAAGAAAATATGCTGGGCTCTACCTCCATCACAGGTATGGTGGTATCAGATCATTCAGGCGGCAACTTACCCGAAGGACTGCTGGTCATACAGGATATACGCCGCCTGGGACTGCTGCGGGGTATTTCAGTTTCTATTGGTGCAGACGCTGCCAATTACAAACCTGGCGACTCTGTAGTGATCAAGGTGGAAGGCGCTATGCTGAAAAGAAAAGAAGGCATCCTGCAGATCACCGACCTGCCTGCCAATGCTATTACCAAAGTATCCTCCGGCAACAGCTATCTTGCTTTGCGGGTACCTATCAGTCTTATGCTGACTAAACCGAAAGACTACGAAAGCGTTTTATCTGTAGTAGTAAAAGGAGGCTTTGATCCTTTACCCGCTTCAGGAGATGTACTGGCTGGCGATAAAGTACTGAATGATGGCTTTGGTAATATCACGCTTCACACAGCAGCCAATGCTACCTTCGCCAATACACCCGCTCCCGTACTGGCCAACTTCTATGGAATAGTGTTCAACACTGTTGTATCCAAAGACTCACTGGTGCCCAGGTTCCACCTGCGTAGAGGTAATGATGTGGTAGTACTTAGCTCTGTTATAGAGATCCCGCCCGTTATCATTACTGGCTTTATAAGCGATGTGAAAGGCGCAGATGGCAATTATGAATATATTCAAATGATGGCTACAAAGGATATTAATTTTGCCGCTACTCCTTTCTCTGTTGTAGTTACCAACAATGCCAATGCCTCTAATCCTTCAGGATATCCTGCCAATGGATGGGGCACCGGCAACCAGCGTACATTCAAATTCAATCTTACAACGGGCACTGCTGCTAAAGGAACTTACTTCTATGTTGGCGGCACAGGCAAAATGATCAATGGTTCAGGCTCCACCAGTATGAGCAGCTCCAACTGGATACGCGCCTTCAACTATACCACTACCGATGGAGATGGCTTTGGCGCTAAAACCGGCGGACTTTTTGCCAATAGCGGCAATGCTTCCGGACTGGCAGTATTTGAGGGCACCACGGTAGATGCCAGCACCAAACCCGTAGATGTTATTTTTGTATCCAATGGCGGCAGCTTGTATACCCCAGGTCCGCCGGCAGTAGGTTACAAGATCGCCAATAACGACTGGTACGACGTTAAGAACCCCATCACCCTGGAAGACCAGCCATTTTACAGGCAAGGCTCGAATACCCTTTGCCTCGGCTACGCTACTGCCGACCAAGGCTATTTTAACCTGCTGGGTGGCGAATACAACATGGCCCTGGGAAGATGGACAAAGGCCCGGACACAAACCAATTTCCTGCTCACCAAACAATCTCCCATCACCGAGATTGAAGGTGAAGGAGCTACCAAACTGAAATAA
- a CDS encoding FecR family protein, with protein MPRKSRQQHTPNDDQQWQQAWEQPDPMDTSRKAQLLGNIHHRLEGTRRKKKQLYFIGISAAAAILVAVFIKLPWAQQEIPVEAWTELTATDNIRKVQLEDGSELWLAPHSALRIYPDFKNRRNTQLTKGTVFFSIAKDTLHPFSIGVNNHQVTVLGTQFTINRLDSTDIQLTVKEGRVALDHAGGRNILTAGQQVYTRIGKAGATQTVGPLTADWWTQSEIRLFNISLESLIRCIETYYGVTLSHDRINPDMKVSLTWDMTLSLNENLKVVNTLTGANIH; from the coding sequence ATGCCCCGTAAATCAAGGCAGCAACATACACCCAACGACGATCAGCAATGGCAGCAGGCATGGGAACAACCAGACCCGATGGACACCAGCCGCAAAGCACAGTTGCTCGGCAATATCCATCACCGGCTGGAAGGCACACGACGCAAGAAAAAGCAATTGTATTTTATTGGTATCAGCGCAGCAGCAGCTATACTGGTGGCCGTATTCATTAAACTGCCCTGGGCACAGCAGGAAATACCTGTTGAGGCCTGGACAGAGTTGACTGCCACCGATAATATCCGAAAAGTGCAACTGGAGGACGGCTCTGAATTATGGCTGGCCCCCCACTCCGCCCTGCGGATATACCCCGATTTTAAGAACAGGCGCAATACCCAGCTCACCAAAGGGACCGTATTCTTTAGCATTGCCAAAGATACCCTGCATCCCTTTTCCATTGGTGTGAACAATCACCAGGTAACGGTGCTGGGTACACAGTTCACGATCAACCGGCTCGATTCGACCGATATACAACTGACGGTAAAAGAAGGAAGGGTAGCACTCGACCATGCAGGCGGCAGGAATATACTCACCGCCGGCCAGCAGGTGTATACGCGTATCGGTAAGGCCGGCGCCACGCAAACGGTAGGTCCGCTTACAGCCGATTGGTGGACACAGTCGGAGATACGGTTGTTCAATATTTCGCTGGAGTCATTAATACGGTGTATAGAAACATATTACGGAGTAACACTATCGCACGATCGCATTAACCCGGACATGAAAGTAAGCTTGACCTGGGACATGACCTTATCCCTGAATGAGAATTTAAAGGTAGTGAACACACTGACAGGCGCTAATATCCACTAA
- a CDS encoding SusC/RagA family TonB-linked outer membrane protein codes for MQNAKLNARIRFLVLLLTAGFLQAQAQNSESPSRQVNAQTSQLKFRHGAGNLAKIVEEFGRHFKVQLAYANEELSAVRVTSASYEAPNVGELLNKILAPANFIATASGNSWVIKRSETPIKQQTATMTLRGIITEGDNPVPSATVIIKQAGQGTSIAVADETGAFSKKLPLLEGTVEISAVGYLPAKKKFNAAEQQSLKIDLHKDETQMENVVVTALGIKRAERSLGYATTTVSGKQLTDAMSGNWTDALSGKVAGLNLIRSNAGPAGTNKIILRGENNLTGDNEALIVVDGVVINNGSGRRSAIEGEAPYGVSSDNMPADYGSSINDINPDDVESYDILKGPGAAALYGQRAANGAIVITTKWGSNKKKGLGITFNSNVNWEQVNRWPDLQWEYGIGLDGQADYDYGRSANSSSSSAYGPRFDGQMFYQFNNGLQGRDTVATPWIPYTNKIRKFFDVGSTITNSISVEGGTDKTTARFSVTNVTNKWIIPNTGYKRNTVSLSVNSKVNDRLQVSSKINYTNKWSDNLPGSGYGNQSIMYWYIFWQPNGDIDWLKNYWVKGQEGRRIFYPYSSFPENPYAIVNEFINSTNRHGVTGNIQATYNFTKELSLMMRTSLDFGYDQRAQERPFDAGSKFRYGSYRTQNIFSMESSADFLLKYTKRINKDFDFSITGGGSTLRNAYTRDETRADSLINPGVYTFANAAGPLITMPYKTKLAINSFYGIITTGYKDFLYLDITARQDWNSALATPERTANTGFFYPSANLSFVVSDAFKLPKDISFLKVRFSASNVGSAQMTAYRTAYSYSSAGSLYSGGLENPSIKANPNLKPLRTITYEAGVAMKMFRDRLGFDLAVYSGYTKDQILNRQLDRASGYSAAVINIGKVANKGVELAINGTPVASKDGFKWNTGIIFSANTNIIKELPDSSIILQNGPVGGGQIVAKVGGSMGDMYGRGYVRSPDGQIVYDAQSGVALISQDVIYLGNTTPKWKVSFTNEITYKQFRLNVLFDAQYGAVGHTLMHYKLAEQGKLTKTLPGRYSGIIGNGVVMGADGKYRKNDVTAMDVDEYYRSHLGVDNAEGNTFRTDFIKFREARLDYTLKPQIARKIGLQRATIGVYGRNLFIWSDWPMFDPEFGTFNGSDVLQGFEIAQFPSTRSFGFNLTVGL; via the coding sequence ATGCAAAACGCAAAACTAAACGCAAGAATCCGTTTTTTGGTACTGCTGCTCACGGCAGGCTTCCTGCAGGCACAGGCCCAAAACAGTGAGTCCCCATCGCGGCAGGTGAACGCCCAAACCTCCCAGCTCAAGTTCCGGCATGGCGCCGGCAACCTGGCTAAAATAGTAGAGGAATTTGGCCGCCATTTTAAAGTACAACTGGCTTATGCCAATGAAGAACTGTCAGCCGTAAGGGTAACGTCTGCCAGCTACGAAGCACCCAATGTAGGAGAATTACTGAACAAAATACTGGCCCCTGCTAATTTCATAGCTACCGCCAGCGGCAACAGTTGGGTGATCAAAAGATCAGAAACCCCCATCAAACAGCAAACAGCTACGATGACGCTGCGGGGTATTATTACAGAAGGGGACAATCCCGTTCCCAGTGCCACTGTCATTATTAAACAGGCCGGGCAGGGCACATCCATCGCGGTGGCCGATGAGACAGGCGCCTTTAGTAAAAAACTGCCGCTGCTGGAAGGGACCGTAGAAATATCAGCCGTAGGTTACCTGCCTGCAAAAAAGAAATTTAATGCTGCAGAACAGCAATCATTGAAGATAGACTTGCATAAAGATGAAACCCAGATGGAAAATGTGGTAGTAACCGCATTGGGTATCAAACGGGCAGAAAGATCACTTGGTTATGCTACTACTACTGTTAGCGGAAAACAACTTACAGACGCCATGAGCGGCAACTGGACCGATGCCCTCTCGGGCAAAGTAGCCGGTTTGAACCTCATACGCTCCAATGCCGGACCTGCCGGTACCAATAAGATTATCCTGCGCGGCGAGAACAACCTTACCGGCGATAATGAAGCGCTTATAGTAGTGGACGGCGTGGTCATCAACAATGGAAGCGGCCGCCGCAGCGCCATTGAGGGAGAAGCGCCCTATGGTGTCAGTAGTGATAACATGCCGGCTGATTATGGCAGCAGCATCAATGATATCAACCCGGACGATGTTGAGTCATATGACATATTAAAAGGACCCGGCGCCGCAGCATTATATGGCCAGCGTGCCGCCAACGGAGCTATTGTCATTACCACCAAATGGGGCAGCAATAAGAAAAAAGGCCTGGGCATTACTTTTAATTCCAACGTTAACTGGGAACAGGTAAACCGCTGGCCCGACCTCCAATGGGAATACGGCATCGGGCTGGACGGACAGGCAGATTATGATTATGGCCGGTCGGCCAACTCCAGTTCCAGCTCTGCTTATGGCCCCAGGTTCGATGGTCAAATGTTTTACCAGTTCAACAATGGATTGCAGGGCCGCGATACAGTAGCTACACCCTGGATTCCCTATACCAATAAAATACGCAAGTTTTTTGATGTGGGTAGCACCATCACCAATTCTATCAGCGTGGAAGGCGGTACGGATAAAACCACTGCCCGCTTCTCTGTAACCAATGTTACCAACAAATGGATCATACCCAATACAGGCTATAAGCGTAATACAGTGTCCCTGTCGGTTAATTCAAAAGTTAATGACAGGCTCCAGGTGAGCTCCAAAATAAATTATACCAACAAGTGGAGCGATAACCTGCCGGGAAGCGGCTACGGTAACCAATCCATTATGTACTGGTATATTTTCTGGCAACCGAATGGCGACATTGACTGGCTAAAGAACTACTGGGTAAAGGGACAGGAAGGCAGAAGAATATTCTACCCCTACAGTTCATTTCCTGAGAATCCCTACGCCATCGTGAATGAGTTCATCAACAGTACCAATCGTCACGGTGTAACCGGCAACATACAGGCTACTTATAATTTCACGAAAGAACTGAGTTTGATGATGCGGACATCCCTGGATTTTGGCTATGACCAGCGCGCCCAGGAGCGTCCCTTTGATGCAGGCTCAAAATTCCGTTATGGCAGCTATCGCACACAAAATATCTTTTCTATGGAGTCCAGTGCCGACTTCCTGCTGAAATACACTAAAAGGATCAACAAGGATTTCGATTTCTCCATTACAGGTGGCGGAAGCACCCTCCGGAATGCTTATACCCGTGATGAAACCCGTGCCGATTCACTCATCAATCCGGGCGTTTACACCTTTGCCAACGCCGCAGGCCCCTTGATCACTATGCCTTATAAGACCAAACTGGCCATCAACAGTTTTTATGGTATCATCACCACCGGTTATAAAGACTTCCTGTATCTTGATATTACCGCCCGCCAGGACTGGAACAGTGCATTGGCCACGCCTGAACGCACTGCCAATACCGGGTTCTTTTATCCATCAGCCAACCTGAGCTTTGTTGTCTCAGACGCTTTTAAATTGCCTAAGGATATCAGCTTCCTCAAAGTACGTTTCTCAGCTTCCAATGTTGGTAGTGCGCAGATGACGGCTTACCGTACAGCTTATTCCTATTCCTCAGCAGGTAGTTTATATAGCGGTGGACTGGAAAATCCCAGCATCAAGGCCAACCCCAATCTCAAACCGCTCAGAACGATCACGTATGAGGCAGGTGTTGCTATGAAAATGTTCAGGGACCGCCTGGGCTTTGACCTGGCCGTGTATTCAGGTTACACCAAGGACCAGATCCTGAACCGCCAGTTGGACCGCGCTTCCGGTTATTCAGCCGCTGTAATCAATATTGGTAAAGTGGCCAATAAGGGCGTGGAACTGGCCATCAACGGTACACCTGTAGCTTCCAAAGACGGTTTTAAATGGAATACCGGCATTATATTTTCTGCCAATACCAATATCATCAAAGAGTTGCCCGATAGCTCTATCATACTTCAAAACGGTCCGGTAGGTGGTGGCCAGATCGTAGCTAAAGTGGGCGGCAGCATGGGTGATATGTATGGAAGGGGATATGTAAGATCTCCGGACGGACAAATTGTTTATGATGCACAAAGCGGTGTAGCGCTCATCTCCCAGGATGTGATCTACCTCGGTAATACCACTCCCAAATGGAAAGTAAGTTTCACCAATGAAATTACCTACAAGCAATTCCGTCTGAATGTATTGTTCGATGCACAGTATGGCGCGGTGGGGCATACACTTATGCACTACAAACTGGCTGAACAGGGTAAGCTCACTAAAACCCTGCCCGGCAGGTATAGCGGTATCATCGGCAATGGCGTGGTAATGGGTGCCGATGGCAAGTACCGGAAAAATGATGTGACAGCTATGGACGTAGATGAGTACTACCGTTCTCACCTCGGCGTAGACAATGCCGAAGGCAACACTTTCCGAACGGATTTTATCAAATTCCGCGAAGCCCGGTTGGATTATACGCTTAAACCCCAGATTGCCAGAAAAATCGGCCTGCAACGCGCCACCATTGGCGTATATGGCCGTAACCTCTTTATCTGGTCTGACTGGCCCATGTTCGATCCTGAGTTTGGCACCTTTAACGGTAGTGACGTTCTGCAGGGATTTGAGATTGCCCAGTTCCCTTCCACCCGTTCATTCGGATTTAACCTTACTGTTGGACTTTAA
- a CDS encoding SusD/RagB family nutrient-binding outer membrane lipoprotein, producing the protein MKTTIHKIIAGVVLFSMALASCTKDFTEINTDPNTTPTAQPHQLLAPALVGIMNYNMQRNRNFNNELMQVTVSRNDGEGTVFRYDYRSTWSNYLYDGWYLEMTNLKDLYKIAKDSPTLNKSYQGIALILQSWVFSMLTDTYGDVPYFQSNLAKDSNIYEPVFDRQKDIYFDSFKKLEEANTLLNGGPAIIASSDPVYYGDITKWRKFGNSLYLRLLLRLSGKAEVADTCIKKIKEIVDTKASTYPKIAKNDESAILRWTGQGPYASPLINVREQDFRAPSLGSFFIENLADWNDPRINIPVYGTGTPTKTNRWGIAPSQGAFVGVPSGYLPGQDPGQKAYFYSITNNTNTGPSLQNDPLTGMIMNFAEVNFIYAEAVVKGWINGSAQTFYENGADASIKLWLPNWPDTSTKIYNIQDHLAAADIDWDDAASVEDKMERIHLQKYYALFLTDMQQWFEYRRTGHPNLPKGPGLKNGGVMPARMTYPVYVQSANPTNYKAAIAAQGPDLISTQVWWQKP; encoded by the coding sequence ATGAAAACAACTATCCATAAAATTATAGCAGGTGTAGTACTGTTCAGCATGGCGCTTGCCTCCTGCACCAAAGATTTCACGGAGATCAATACCGACCCGAATACTACGCCCACTGCACAACCCCATCAGTTGCTGGCGCCGGCACTGGTAGGTATCATGAACTATAACATGCAGCGTAACCGTAACTTTAATAATGAGCTGATGCAGGTAACGGTAAGCAGGAATGACGGGGAAGGCACCGTGTTCAGGTATGATTACCGTTCCACCTGGTCCAACTATCTCTATGATGGCTGGTACCTGGAAATGACCAACCTGAAGGACCTGTACAAAATAGCCAAGGACTCTCCCACCCTTAATAAATCATACCAGGGTATCGCACTGATCCTGCAGTCATGGGTATTTTCCATGCTTACGGATACTTATGGCGATGTTCCTTACTTTCAATCCAACCTGGCCAAAGATTCCAATATTTATGAACCTGTGTTTGACAGACAGAAAGACATCTACTTTGATAGCTTTAAAAAGCTGGAAGAAGCCAATACCCTGCTCAACGGCGGGCCAGCCATCATTGCATCCAGTGACCCGGTGTATTACGGAGACATTACCAAATGGCGCAAGTTTGGCAACTCCCTCTATTTACGGCTCCTGCTCCGCCTTTCCGGTAAAGCGGAAGTAGCTGATACCTGCATTAAAAAGATCAAGGAGATTGTAGACACCAAGGCATCTACCTATCCCAAGATCGCTAAAAACGATGAGTCGGCCATTTTAAGATGGACCGGTCAAGGCCCTTATGCATCGCCGCTCATCAACGTGAGGGAGCAGGACTTCAGGGCGCCGAGCCTGGGCAGCTTCTTTATTGAAAACCTGGCGGATTGGAACGATCCCCGCATTAATATTCCTGTTTACGGTACCGGAACACCTACCAAAACCAACCGGTGGGGTATAGCACCTTCCCAGGGCGCTTTTGTAGGCGTACCCAGTGGTTACCTGCCCGGACAGGACCCGGGACAAAAAGCCTATTTCTATTCCATTACCAATAACACGAATACCGGCCCCAGCTTACAAAACGATCCTTTAACCGGTATGATCATGAACTTTGCCGAAGTGAATTTCATTTATGCCGAAGCGGTTGTGAAAGGATGGATCAATGGTTCTGCCCAAACTTTCTACGAGAACGGAGCAGACGCTAGCATCAAGCTCTGGCTGCCCAACTGGCCCGATACTTCTACCAAGATATACAATATCCAAGACCATCTCGCTGCTGCCGATATTGACTGGGACGACGCGGCCAGCGTGGAAGATAAAATGGAAAGGATACACCTTCAGAAGTATTATGCCCTGTTCCTGACCGATATGCAGCAGTGGTTTGAATACCGCCGCACCGGTCACCCCAACTTACCGAAAGGACCCGGCTTAAAGAACGGTGGTGTAATGCCGGCCAGGATGACTTACCCGGTATACGTACAATCTGCCAACCCCACCAATTACAAAGCGGCTATAGCTGCACAGGGGCCTGACCTGATATCTACCCAGGTATGGTGGCAGAAGCCGTAA